In Ptiloglossa arizonensis isolate GNS036 chromosome 6, iyPtiAriz1_principal, whole genome shotgun sequence, the DNA window cgTAAGCCTCTCTTGGTAGCACAGCTTTTGATTACCCAAATTTCAGCTTTTCTACAATCCAATAACTTGGAACTTTCATTTTGGTAAGATTTTCATAATATgacataaaaaataaaactaaaatatGAAGTTCATCTGTGAAATTTCAGTCAAAATAATCTACATTATATTGGAGAATTGATCGATTTATTGCAAGCTAAAACAATAAATTATACGATATTAAGAAAGATATTAGATAAAAGGCTTAGTGAACCAGAAAAAATGGCAATACAGGTaaaaatatctattataaaataaaattataaaaaattttgtGAACAGTAATGAATTCCGATTATATTCTATTGTTTATAGATTGTTGAAGAAAATAATTGGTTTTGCATATCAAATGAAGAACAATTGGAAAAAATATGtttagaaataattgagaaaaatCCTAAAGTCGCTAAAAAATATAAGAGTACAAAAAAGGTAAAAGTATTTAGAAAACTTCTACATGAAGTAGTGAAACATACAGATGAACGTGCAGACATGGTTCTAGTTTCacaaattttcggaagactactgaattaatttcgaaatattgcAATGTTGTTTTGTAATATAATGTCTGGAGTATTTTGAATAACAAGTCTATTAATAATTGGATGCGTCTATTTTTTACCATATTTACACATCTCCACATTTAAAATATCAtataaaacatgtaatccatttTTCTAGCATTTACctttataaattgtaattatacaaaatcaaatgagaaataaatatttgtagtttAACAAATTGGAGACTAGAGTAATCTCAGTCTCCTCTTCAAAATTTAGTCTAAACCAGCACAAGTTGTTATTTTTAACGGtgttaattatattataaaatatttcacaaaaacATCAGACCATATTCAATGACTCTTTCATCTACATAATACCTGAGGGTGGGACATGTTTATTAAAGTTGTACAAAATATGATAACAGGAACAATCTTTATCGTATCAATGAAGTACTGTTAAAGACTCGCTTGTTTCATATTATCTTATTTCACTCCATAAGAAACATTAAACGTAATTTTGTCGATATTGTCGTCAAGTTGCATAAACATGAAAATGCATACTTGGCAAAAATTTACAAGTAATTGTGATTATGATTGCTTAAGAGTTACTCACAATgttataaataatgtatactCTTACACATTACATATATAGGTATCATGGGAGTTATATTTACAAAGATGTTTTAAAAATCGTTGTTAAGCATATAAATATTTGACAAAGATTGAACTGCTTATCACAAATTGtacgaaattctttttatatttatacaataacGAGTATTGTATACTGTGATGCTAGTTTCATCTAAACATTCTTCAAATACAGTAAGCACATAGATATTGCTATTATACAATACAATGAAAGTATCTATATACTAAACAGTTACACAAAATCATTATTCTGTAACAAACATcgttatgaaataattatttcaacttATCTTTTTACAATTCTTTACAACAACATCGTTAAAAAACACGTCACTTATACGTTGtcatttgttcctttcttcattacctataaatttgtaatttttatcaaaacTAAAACTTCATTAGAAATATTGCTATCTAAAAagtaagaaacattttttttcaatccAATACATTAAATCAGttgttaaaattaataacaCAGTTTCCATTGCATAGTTGATACCAGTTATTAGAAACTACATTAGCTTAAGCGCCTTCACATGTATTAAAAGTTTTCAATCGTTTGAATTATGCTTTGTCAACAACAAATTgcaaaacaatattaaaatacacaTTGTTTCATAGAAGAATTTTTACTTTACTGCAAAAATGCCAATGACGGAAGGATTATAAATTGCAGTCTTCCAGGAAAGGCCACTTGAATAGCATGAAAGTCATCCTCTTAATTCACTCCTTTTTATTGTTCTATGTAATCTTGTAATACGTTACGAATGCTTTCGCCTGCATTACAATTATGGAAACAAGTTTATACAATAAATTTGATATATATTtccaatgtgtgtttttcataagtaaaaaatttttcttatttacctCTAAAATGCCACATTATCATTTTATCTATTACATATTTACAAAATGTCCTTACAAAGAGTCAACATTAATAATgcgatttctttaaaaaaaattgtcataaagaacatttgtttttctttcatcAATTTGAACGAAGTACATTTTGCTTCATAAAGTGTCGGCTCTAAAATGAACCACAAAATTTATCTTCGACAGGAAGAGTTAAAtgtgagaaagtaaaaattctagGTCCTTTATGGtcaattattcacaattttagGAATAGGAGCAATGTCTCTTTTCGCTCTTGGCACAGCCACGCGAGTAATTTGcttgataataaattaaattactagCATAAGAATAAATTCATCAATAATGTGATGGTGTAATATACATTGCAAGAATACTAGCAATAATGATCATGATACTTTGTAGCTAAAACAATTCATTCAATGCAATTGTAATGCAACATAAGAAACGCTATGCAGCCATTTTTTATGACCATCGAAGTTATTTGGATAATTTGCTGATTACTCTGATCAAGGCACCATTTTCATCTTTTAGCCTCTGGTTTTCGCATTTTAATTGGTCCAtcacctagaaaaaaaatatataaactacGTTACGTCATTTGTAAATATACTTTTTACAAACCAATTTACAAAGGCAATACCATTATAGAATGGATGAAATACTCACAAAattaagggaaaaaaaaaacaaagtaaaaagaaaaagggaatACAAGCAAGTATTGTTGCAACTAAAGCCTATAAAATTAAAGCATTGTAACAATTAAATGCATTAAATTAAAGGAGCAATGCATGTAATAAAGTGTAACAAGCAGGTGTAATTTCAATGGTGTACAGAAATCTTATAAGTACAAAAAGGGAtagttaaattaaaatattcgaatatgttTCACTATTTCGTAAAACCTTTCTTTAGAATTTAAAATGCACTTACGTATCCAATAGTATGTTACGTTCGTTTTTCGTACTTAATTATATACATGAATAAAATGTTGTACAGTGAAAAACCAAAATACTTTATAGATAACAATCAATTTCTAATATACACCCCAATATTTGTGTTTCAGCTGTGATATATCATCTGTTTTCTTTTCCAATATACTTTTCTATAACATCTTTAGGTCACAGTACATCCTTATATAGCACAATAAATTTACacaataaatttattacaatgCATAAATACACAATAGTGTAATCTACAATTGATGTaatgtatgaatatttttagcATATCCAACAAAATATTTTGTTGCAAAACTAATATGATGCATTAAATAAGATATGATGCAAATTGTATGAATTGGGCATTAAGAAATGAATGTCAGATAATCCATAGTgcaataaaaaaacaattttacattGAACATGCTTTTTTAGGAAAAGGGTACAAATCTattctaatttttaaatattctttttaagtACATTCTTCTAAATAGATTAATACTATCATCTGAAGAATTTCGAAGTACGTCCAGAACAGAAATTAtctatgaattatttaaaacaaataatttatttttaatatcatttttattattattctgtaATGGTCTAAATTATaaagtaatattaaataaaaattgcaatccAATATATGTAAATgtttatcaaattttaaacgagttttgaACTTAAAGTTCTTTGTCGTTAAAAGTACAAATTTAAGTTAAGCATTTTGTTAAAGTATTGGGTTTAAAGATAAACTGTATTATTGGAGGATAGCCAGCATTTTCTAATTTTAGAAAGGAAATAAcaattaattaatttgtaataCTGAATACTCTATATACATAGCTATAAATAAATGAGTTATAAGAAGAaattttgatcaattttaataagcagtattttcaagaaaattaaaaatataaattatatacaaaaatcAATAAAAAGACATAAATTTGTAAGTTTAGttagtaaaatagaaaaaaaaatgtagtttTAAATAATCATGGCATAATTTCCATTGGAAGACATGTTTTATGCAAGCTTTAAATTCTCGTATAATAAGCTGTTATAAATTCTTGAGATAGAATTGTTTTTTAATGTCCATAAGTACGCACAGTACATTTTGCGAAGCTGTATTGTAAGATAAGTCAGTGAGCGACATCGTTTCAAAGTTTTAATATTGCGATCAGAACGTAAAAATCGTAAGTaatcaattaattaattaattaattaatattgtacGTAGAGTACGATGTACACTGTTAACGCAGATGCTGTCATTATGTCCTTTACCTATTTAGTAGTATTGGTGAGTTTCGATACGACGCGGGTAAGTGCCCGATTTTCGGCTTTCAATCTCTCATTTTCAGCTTTGAGCTTTTGTAATTGCTGTAAACAGTGAAACGATTAGCCCAAGTTCGCTTGTCTTGTAAAAGCCCCACCAGACAACACTATATAATCTACGCATCATTTGTTATGCTAATAATGTAATCTTCGAGTACCGTTCAAAAGTATGGATAACGAAAACCACACGGAGTATAAATCAAAAGGAAGTACAAAGTGCCAATTAAAACCATTATATTGCATAAACAGTAAGCGTGATTATTTCAGAAAGATACTAAAAAATAAAAGCACCAAGTAATGGCAAATAAAGAAGAAAGCAATGCGTTAAAGCTGCCTATATTTTCTgttcttctttgtttttttctttcaaattaacCACTCCAGAAATGCTGGCACCTTCCTCTGTATTTAGCCGCAACAATCAaaacgtaatttaaaaaaaaaaaactgtgacGTGCATTCTAACTAAGGAgtatacaattaaaaaattgtattaaatatgataatacgtagtaattaaaattaagataAGTTAAATAATTGTTGTATTAAAGTATGATTCCTTAATTTAATTGGGTTATATATCTCTGTAAACTTTATTTCCAGAGTAATTTATAACATAACaatgaaaagtaaaataaaaaatttagatTCTTACCTTCAATTCTTCTTCCATTTCTGATAGTTTCCTTTCCATTGCTCTCCTTTCCCTTTTCTCAGCTTCAGATAGAACTGTTTTATTTTGAGCACTTTGTGCTTTGTCCAATAAATTTCTGGCTTCCTTTAATTGTTCATCTGATCGCCTGAGTTTTTCTTTAAGCCTTTCATTCTCTGCTTGAGATTCTtcatacaattttttataatctAATTCACCATTTTCAGATGTTGCAGATTTTATTCTAACTGACATGGGAGGTACTtctgatgataatgatgatacaGATCCTAGCCTGTTGGATCTTCCAGAACGATCATTTCCACTCTAGAAAACAAAAATGAACAAAGGCAATGTATAAAAACAGcgttaaaatattttgataAGATTTTATCAGTAATGACAATATAAAAAGGTATTGtttcatataaaatttaaatttgtctTCTTACAATATATCCTTCAGAACTGGCTAAACTTTGCAGACTAGAACTTCTAGATCCAATTTGAATATCTGGTTTTGTTTTTGTCTTATTAAAACTTTCAGTTCTTTGCATTTGCAAATAATTGTTtggattaaaatttaaataactatAACTTGTGGAAGGTGCCAAACGTAGAGAGGCAATACTTGTAGGTAGAGTTATACTTCCATATCCTGATGAAGTTCCACCATAAGTTGTGTATGGGTTTTGATAATTCAAATTGCTTGTGGAATTTGAGTAAGGAGATTTTCTAAATGACTCACTAGGCTTTGTAGTTTTGTTTAGATAATTCGGTAATCCAACAGGGTTTGTTCCATTAATGCCTAGCAGACCTGAATAGCTATTTTGATTCAAAGGAAACAATCCGGTAATACTTCGTGATCTGTTTCCGAAAATTGAATTTCCGTTTGCTGATGCTTGAGCTCTTAATCCTGCAGCTGTTGTTGGTTTTCCTTGAGATCTTTTTCTATATGATGACATTGTTTACTAGACTGATGaaattattttggaaatttgaTCAAAACGAACACGTTTTATTGAAATTGGCactatatttttacatattatatttctaaaagtaaaagatttgaaattattttatcactCTGTCGCGATATACACGGATTTGGACGATCTAGTTCTAATGACAGTAAGTATTTGACTGACGTAGACTGGGTGGTGGAACTTAAGACATCAGCCAGTTTACTCCAAAGCATCGGTTTGGTATACTATTTATAGATCACATGCACAAACTTACACTAATATCAAGGTTGTGTGTtttagaataaatatatttgaagCTTCACTTTTAACACATTTTCTATGTTCatctaatattacaaaatatataaatttattgtgCAAGTTGTGTAATATCAATTAATATATCGAAatacattaataaaaatattttatataagtaacaatgttttattatatttaaatttttatattagatgtatatatttatataataataataaaaaaggaaTCATTAATTaaagcaaataaaataattattaactacAATAttcttgtaatatttatattttatgcattatgcaataaatattattttcatgttttatttattatatttgttgaCTTTTTTCTATATATTCAAATGTCTTTAATACCATGatgcaaataataaataaataccttcCATGCTACTCTAAATGTCAAAGAGTCACATCGTTCCAAATgtcgattgaatatttttagcTACTGCCAGGCCACGTTCATGatcaatttttttacttttgtattttgtttcatttctttgaATCAGTCTTTAAATAACAAtcttatttaaacattttattactacTATTTACTTTTTTTATGTATTACATCAAATTTGCAGGTGCTTTTAAAGAATTAGTTTTTTTACTGATTTAatagtttaatttaatttttaaatactctaaaaaagtaatatttatcATACTCGTAatttataaaagataaataacaATGAAAAGTATAAACTGATAAAACAGGAGtatttaatttatgaaatatacaTTTCAATCATGATATAAATATTAAGTTAAAGATTTAATGAAACTGTAGTATTATAGAGTACTTTTATGTGTACATTTGGTTTTAACATATGATCTGATGGGATATAGGAGGATAAGAAATGGAAAACTATTTTTAACAAAGCATGCACGAATAGAGGTTAATCTTCCCAGAGACTAGCCCAAAAATAACACAAAGCTTCTGTGGTTCACTAAATTGCGTTCATATTATTATAGTTACATATTATTACGAACATGTATTCAAATTAGTtttgataaacaatttttttataaaaatatgtgaTGAAAGAGtgaaatacttttaaaattattataaaagaaataacCACACAGTGAAAGTActgatttttaatttataattattaatttcattttctttttatgcatatttaatattttatatattacaaaGATTACATACAATCATTAGAAATAATTAAGCAAAATTAAATTACTTACCTCATTGTGGTTGATTTTGGAGTCATCACAATCACCACCGGCAGTTAAGTCTTGCTTTTCAGGGTCAATTTCCTGTAAAGTATTCAGTTATAGTTATTATGAGTATATAATTTCTGGAAAGTTAGGatgcaatttcaaaaattctaccgaaaaattgaatttgaacatataatttatcgattgtctttgtaaataaaatttatgaagtgaattttaattatattaatttacttaaaaaataattactactAACGTCCATATCAACGTGAACAACGCCTGTTGATCTTCTTTTAGGCCTTCGCCTCCTTTGTATAACAGCCTGTGTAGCTTGTGCATTTCTACTGTCATTCTCCTTATCTTGTTCTAAGACAGATAagcaaatacaaaataaaaaatatatctatAAATTCCAGTTAAATAAAAGATTTCAATAACGTAGTATATTATATACCTTTATCTTCAGGTTGTTTTAATGATCGTCTAAGTGGTAATGTTACAGTTGTTTCTGCACTGCTTGTTGCAATAGTTTCAACCGGAGCTGATGATGGTCTAGGTACACTTGTGCCTGCAGAAGGTCTTCTCATATATGCTGTTGTAGTATCCGGGTTGATGAGTGATGGGGTTTTGTTATTAGCATCTTCTAACTGAAACTAAACAGTAAAAttcctttttaaattttctcttacaaatatattattcatAGGGTTGTCTAAAGCTTAAAATAATACATtagatatattaatattttattacgaaCATTTTACATGCCTTACCATAAAAAGaatgcaaaatataattttgaataacataaaattataattaaaatatagtgCATAACTACATGTATATATGGAAATGATACAAAACACAAACCTTGCTTCCATTATCTACTTTCAACCTCCAAGAAGGCCGCCTCTCAGGCAAATTAAGTTCTTCAGAGGGTTTATTTGCAGTCACAGTAGTAGGAGTTGCTGTTGTTATTGTAGCTGTAATCGAGGCTGTATTGCTGGTAGTGGTTGTAGGCTgggttatttaaaaaaaattatgaataaatatttataaagcctttgttactattattaaaaAGCTTcagtattttacaaatattgctgatataaaaattaaaacataCATAATTATAGcttgtatattataattatatttttggtTAAAAagttgtaattatttaaatagattttaaatttaacgattATGCAGTTATTACATATTgaaagtaaaaagaaatcgtATAAAAAAACTTTACCTGTGTAGAAGATACTGTAGAAGGAATCTCATTGTTCTGTTGCTTTTTTTTAACCAATTGTTCTGCACTTTTGATTTCATCTAAAGTCACACCTTGAGTTGAGCGTCGGGTTTCTCTTACTCTCTTTGCATGTGCTTTTCTTTGTGTCTCACTTTCCTCATCACGAACAGGAGGGACGAAAGatctaaacaaaaattacatacATGATATTAAATGTAGAAATCTACAATACTATTTATATAATACATGTGAAAGTTTTTTGTGAAATATAACAAAACTTGAAAAAGCATTAAACATTATCATAAACACAATCCATAAGCAGTGTTTACAAATATCACATAAAACAATTATGCCTGTAACTTACAATAAAATGAATGATTTTGTTATGTTTTGATTCACTCActcttaaatattattattataaccaTAGGATAATAttcagaaataaaaatactatttaaacctttaataaatacatacatatatagataAAATATGTTTTGTAATATTCAAAACATGTAGAAACACTTCacgtttttgtaaaattaaagaaTGACTTACAAATATGCACATATGAGTATTATTTCAATCTTATTTTGTTATCTACGACAATTCTGTTCATTTGGAAGTACCATACGTTTTGTGTTAACACCAGGAAGTTTGCTGGAGAAGGTTTCAGAAAAAATCTGTATTGCGAACGTGAAACTACTTAATtggttgaaaaaaattaaattgtatatttcagTAGCAGCGTTTTTGGACTAGagatattatttttactagCAAAGACAAGGCAGTGGTTATTGGGGCAAGTAATATTTGAGGATAAATATATGCAACTGAAATAAACAATCACACTGCAAAGCAACTTTCCATGCCACTGCCAATAACTTAATATTGTGTATATAAAATATCATAGAATATGCAAAATCACACGTTTCAAGAGAATCTTCCCAGGTCAAGCATTAAGTACCCACTTGAAGAAATTCTTGAAGATATTTCCTGGACTTAGCTTGCTCCCTCCTGGTGTAGTGGGAGTTCCAGGAACTGCTACTGAATTGTTTGCACTCGATAGAACTGTGGTTGTAGCTTCCACTGGTTGAACACTACCCAGTCATATTAACAACATCGCACGATGCAAATATGAATATATAAGCTTCAATTTTAAAAGCATTCTAACATATGCTAAATTATgatctttaaataaaattttttaaagatcaataatatcttttaattaattaaacctTAAGGAcctacaaatatattttcttgtgtttctcaagttttTATATTATCTTTTCAATTATACGATTTGTTATTGAAATTCATATTTACAAAAAACGTTTATACTGTATTTAATAAAAGTAGAACAACACCACAAACACctcaatttattatatttttaaattaaattagttaagaacaaagttttctttttctgttcttTTAATATTTACCTGCGAACTTGATTGGCTGGAATAGGACTTGTTGTTGTAGTTGTTGTAGTGGCAGTTGTAGTAGCTGTAGCTGTAGTAGTTGGCAGTGTGCTTGACACTATTGTTTTAGATGTAGATGTTGGTGAAAGTGTATTGCTTCCCTGTGGCAGTCTTGATAGTTCCAAGTTTAATTTTGCTTCTTTTCTTCTAAAGTCGAAACAGTGTAGTAGTTACATCACACAGAAGTACAAAGAGATTTCGTTTTAATCAATTGAATTTCATAAAATCAATCAATTCCAATATTAAATGGTTTCAAAAATAAAACGTGTGAAATCGACATTTGATGTTTTGATGTACATAGAAGGTTGTGATTTTATTTAAGCCAAGCAAAAGCAAGGAACAAGGAAGGCTTATTTGATAAATTAATGATCACAAGTATAAATGAATGGTTCATACGCACACACAAAAATATAATGAAGCTTTGATACAGTATTTAGTAAAATTTTAGTGCATAGCTTCTTTTACAATACTTATGTAAAATTACTAGTAAAATAATTCACATTGAAAGCATTAATATATATCACGTATGAAACGTGCGCACCTGTGGGTTTCGCGTAGAGATGCAGAGCGAGTCGTAGTATTGGTGTGAGTAGGAGTAGCTGCGTTGCAGCAATGGAGAGTAGGGCAGGAAAGCGCCTTGATGCGAGCTCGTAATGCCAAGTACTGCTCATAGAACCTGCATAACATGCATCATGCCATGCATACAACTACACTAATTTTCTATATGCATGAAAGCTTGGAAATCTACtacattaaattttatatgTGAACACGTAATTATTTGAGTGCGCACATTTTGTCGTGATAGAATAGAAATTGTAGTGTAAATATTATAGAAAAGTTAACGAAATTCATACACTGCAGTAAATACAACTGCAAAACTTTAATACTACAAACATTATgggttaaacatttttttaactcACTTTT includes these proteins:
- the Mbs gene encoding myosin binding subunit isoform X6, with amino-acid sequence MSVESRSSSALFKRAEQLKRWEQSETNREPAQPRQVARKIKFSADCVFLAACAAGDKEEVVRLLQKGADINTGNVDGLTALHQACINDDLDMVEFLVEKGADINCGDNEGWTPLHATASCGFISIAKYLIEKGCNLAAVNNDGELALDIAESNEMEDMLQQHINKAGIDCDQARSEEERSMLNHARSWRSGAAGKDSIHPKSGATALHVAAAKGYIKVMNILLQAKCDVNAQDFDGWTPLHAAAHWGQLQASELLVENFCNMDIKNYADQTAFDIADTDILLALEKLKEKQILMKDHPQIINKKQPTIPKKRVSTSNENTIAMQESVETFEEETPNKVKKVELEIQSDKEDSSTGTNSDVEKKNRANREETTPLNSSSPTDVSKVPNQAPVMPPKQQTDSNEEGVVPSWRRSGSFKNRIQNTEATNSLSTRHEEKDKNIKSPTMSNKLNTEPDVVLTRTHSFETDEKFYEQYLALRARIKALSCPTLHCCNAATPTHTNTTTRSASLRETHRRKEAKLNLELSRLPQGSNTLSPTSTSKTIVSSTLPTTTATATTTATTTTTTTSPIPANQVRSVQPVEATTTVLSSANNSVAVPGTPTTPGGSKLSPGNIFKNFFKSFVPPVRDEESETQRKAHAKRVRETRRSTQGVTLDEIKSAEQLVKKKQQNNEIPSTVSSTQPTTTTSNTASITATITTATPTTVTANKPSEELNLPERRPSWRLKVDNGSKFQLEDANNKTPSLINPDTTTAYMRRPSAGTSVPRPSSAPVETIATSSAETTVTLPLRRSLKQPEDKEQDKENDSRNAQATQAVIQRRRRPKRRSTGVVHVDMDEIDPEKQDLTAGGDCDDSKINHNESGNDRSGRSNRLGSVSSLSSEVPPMSVRIKSATSENGELDYKKLYEESQAENERLKEKLRRSDEQLKEARNLLDKAQSAQNKTVLSEAEKRERRAMERKLSEMEEELKQLQKLKAENERLKAENRALTRVVSKLTNTTK
- the Mbs gene encoding myosin binding subunit isoform X8, which produces MSVESRSSSALFKRAEQLKRWEQSETNREPAQPRQVARKIKFSADCVFLAACAAGDKEEVVRLLQKGADINTGNVDGLTALHQACINDDLDMVEFLVEKGADINCGDNEGWTPLHATASCGFISIAKYLIEKGCNLAAVNNDGELALDIAESNEMEDMLQQHINKAGIDCDQARSEEERSMLNHARSWRSGAAGKDSIHPKSGATALHVAAAKGYIKVMNILLQAKCDVNAQDFDGWTPLHAAAHWGQLQASELLVENFCNMDIKNYADQTAFDIADTDILLALEKLKEKQILMKDHPQIINKKQPTIPKKRVSTSNENTIAMQESVETFEEETPNKVKKVELEIQSDKEDSSTGTNSDVEKKNRANREETTPLNSSSPTDAPVMPPKQQTDSNEEGVVPSWRRSGSFKNRIQNTEATNSLSTRHEEKDKNIKSPTMSNKLNTEPDVVLTRTHSFETDEKFYEQYLALRARIKALSCPTLHCCNAATPTHTNTTTRSASLRETHRRKEAKLNLELSRLPQGSNTLSPTSTSKTIVSSTLPTTTATATTTATTTTTTTSPIPANQVRSVQPVEATTTVLSSANNSVAVPGTPTTPGGSKLSPGNIFKNFFKSFVPPVRDEESETQRKAHAKRVRETRRSTQGVTLDEIKSAEQLVKKKQQNNEIPSTVSSTQPTTTTSNTASITATITTATPTTVTANKPSEELNLPERRPSWRLKVDNGSKFQLEDANNKTPSLINPDTTTAYMRRPSAGTSVPRPSSAPVETIATSSAETTVTLPLRRSLKQPEDKEQDKENDSRNAQATQAVIQRRRRPKRRSTGVVHVDMDEIDPEKQDLTAGGDCDDSKINHNESGNDRSGRSNRLGSVSSLSSEVPPMSVRIKSATSENGELDYKKLYEESQAENERLKEKLRRSDEQLKEARNLLDKAQSAQNKTVLSEAEKRERRAMERKLSEMEEELKQLQKLKAENERLKAENRALTRVVSKLTNTTK